The sequence below is a genomic window from Lentimicrobiaceae bacterium.
GACCCAAATTTTGTTTAATTTTGCAAACTTGTTTATAAAAACAGAAAATATTAAATCATGAAACAGCAAGTTATTAGAGAATTGTCGACACCAGAGTTGATTGAACACTTAGAAACACACAGAGTTCAATTAAACAAGCTGAAAATGAATCATGCAGTTTCTCCTTTGGAGAACCCAAATAAAATAAAATCATATCGTAAAACTGTTGCCCGATTGGCTACAGAATTACAAAAGCGTAGAATCGCAGATAAACTTAATAAATAAAACCATAAAATATAGTATGGAAACTAGAAAATTAAGAAAAGAAAAAACCGGATTGGTTGTAAGTAATAAGATGGACAAATCTATTGTTGTTCAGGTTGAACGTCGTATTAAACACCCAATTTATGGAAAATTTGTCAAAAAAACATCTAGGTTTACAGCTCACGACGAAAATAACGAATGCAATGAAGGCGATACAGTTCTTATTGCAGAAACACGTCCTTTGAGCAAAACTAAATGTTGGAGACTAGTAGAAATTATTCAAAAGGCAAAATAATTATTATGATACAACAGGAATCAAGATTGATGGTTGCAGATAACAGCGGAGCTAAAGAAGTACTATGCATAAGAGTACTTGGCGGAACCGGTAGGAGATACGCTAGCGTTGGCGACAAAATTATCGTAACAGTAAAAAAAGCATTACCTTCGGGTAATATAAAGAAAGGGACTGTAAGTAAAGCTGTTATAGTCCGCACCAAAAAAGAAATTCGTCGTAAAGACGGTTCATACATACGCTTCGACGACAACGCCGTTGTTCTTATCAACAACGCCGGCGAAATGATCGGAAC
It includes:
- the rpsQ gene encoding 30S ribosomal protein S17 — encoded protein: METRKLRKEKTGLVVSNKMDKSIVVQVERRIKHPIYGKFVKKTSRFTAHDENNECNEGDTVLIAETRPLSKTKCWRLVEIIQKAK
- the rpmC gene encoding 50S ribosomal protein L29 — encoded protein: MKQQVIRELSTPELIEHLETHRVQLNKLKMNHAVSPLENPNKIKSYRKTVARLATELQKRRIADKLNK
- the rplN gene encoding 50S ribosomal protein L14, whose amino-acid sequence is MIQQESRLMVADNSGAKEVLCIRVLGGTGRRYASVGDKIIVTVKKALPSGNIKKGTVSKAVIVRTKKEIRRKDGSYIRFDDNAVVLINNAGEMIGTRIFGPVSRELREKQYMKIISLAPEVL